One segment of Vespa velutina chromosome 17, iVesVel2.1, whole genome shotgun sequence DNA contains the following:
- the LOC124955250 gene encoding uncharacterized protein LOC124955250, protein MPAAEAVMLYGADAWAQALCHEKYRKRIAAVQRRGALRIACSYRTITEPAELVLAGVIPIDLLAKERQFVHQQKAVLGKEEASGNARSTSIEAWQSRWEQEPRG, encoded by the coding sequence ATGCCCGCCGCAGAAGCAGTGATGCTTTATGGCGCAGATGCTTGGGCCCAAGCGCTTTGCCACGAGAAATATCGCAAGCGCATAGCCGCGGTACAAAGGAGGGGCGCTCTCCGAATTGCGTGCTCCTACCGCACGATCACGGAGCCCGCAGAGCTAGTGCTCGCGGGGGTAATCCCGATCGATCTACTAGCCAAGGAGAGACAATTCGTCCACCAGCAGAAGGCCGTTCTGGGAAAGGAGGAGGCATCAGGGAACGCCAGGTCTACCAGCATCGAGGCCTGGCAAAGCCGATGGGAACAGGAACCTAGGGGCTAA